One genomic segment of Sulfurimonas hongkongensis includes these proteins:
- the pstB gene encoding phosphate ABC transporter ATP-binding protein PstB, translating to MKENTSKINIKNLNLFYGDNQALYNINASLYKNKITALIGPSGCGKSTFLRCINRMNELIPIVKTDGSITIDGKNIYDKDVDEVSVRKKIGMVFQQPNPFAKSIYDNVAYAPLKHGIVKKGRECDELVESSLKKSGLWDEVKDKLKTPGTSLSGGQQQRLCIARTIAISPEVILMDEPTSALDPISTQKIEALMLELKKDYTIVIVTHNMQQAARVADYTAFFHLGELIEYDETETIFINPHNKKTEDYITGRFG from the coding sequence ATGAAAGAAAACACAAGTAAAATTAATATCAAAAATTTAAACCTATTTTATGGGGATAATCAAGCTCTTTATAATATAAATGCTTCTCTTTATAAAAACAAAATTACAGCACTCATAGGACCATCAGGATGTGGAAAATCTACATTTTTAAGATGCATAAATAGGATGAATGAGCTTATACCAATAGTAAAAACTGATGGTTCTATCACTATAGATGGTAAAAATATTTATGATAAAGATGTGGATGAGGTAAGTGTTAGAAAAAAGATAGGAATGGTTTTTCAACAACCAAATCCATTTGCTAAATCCATCTATGACAATGTGGCTTATGCTCCTCTAAAGCATGGCATAGTAAAAAAAGGAAGAGAGTGCGATGAGTTAGTTGAGAGTTCACTAAAAAAATCTGGGTTATGGGATGAGGTAAAAGATAAACTCAAAACTCCTGGAACTTCACTCTCAGGAGGGCAACAGCAAAGGCTCTGCATCGCTAGAACGATTGCAATTAGTCCAGAAGTTATCTTAATGGACGAACCGACTTCGGCACTTGACCCAATTAGTACACAAAAGATAGAAGCTTTAATGCTTGAGTTAAAAAAGGATTACACAATTGTAATTGTTACTCACAACATGCAGCAAGCTGCGCGCGTAGCAGACTATACAGCATTTTTTCACTTAGGAGAGCTCATCGAATATGATGAGACAGAGACTATTTTTATAAATCCACACAATAAAAAAACAGAAGATTATATTACAGGGAGATTTGGATGA
- a CDS encoding rhodanese-like domain-containing protein yields MNKTLLLLLILTASLFGELIHEYPSQKIFNSKIPIIDIRTPDEWRETGLAKGAIPIMFFNERGDYNVKAFLDDLNKKVDTKKPFAIICRVGSRTRIVGDFLSKELGYDVINLLGGMMFLKAKNLPTVPYDR; encoded by the coding sequence TTGAACAAAACTCTTCTTTTACTGCTTATCTTAACTGCCTCACTCTTTGGAGAACTCATACACGAGTACCCATCACAAAAGATATTTAACTCTAAAATCCCCATTATTGATATCAGAACGCCTGATGAGTGGAGAGAAACTGGACTTGCAAAAGGTGCTATCCCTATCATGTTTTTCAATGAGAGAGGTGATTACAATGTAAAAGCTTTTTTAGATGATTTAAATAAAAAAGTTGATACAAAAAAGCCTTTTGCTATCATTTGTAGAGTCGGAAGTAGAACTAGGATTGTTGGAGATTTTTTATCCAAAGAGTTGGGTTATGATGTTATCAACCTACTAGGAGGGATGATGTTTTTAAAAGCTAAAAATTTACCAACAGTTCCATATGACAGATAA
- a CDS encoding TlpA family protein disulfide reductase, translated as MKLFIAILMFFTFEAFAQEHMLKESQYKYVKQSIGKGKAYFLEVGSDSCNSCQIMSGMLYKITQKHPEYNIHFINVKKERQAAFDLKVRMIPTQIIFDKNGKEVYRNIGVLSASELTGLFDKFSF; from the coding sequence ATGAAATTATTTATAGCAATATTGATGTTTTTTACTTTTGAGGCCTTTGCACAAGAGCATATGTTAAAAGAGAGTCAATACAAGTATGTTAAACAGAGCATAGGAAAGGGTAAGGCATATTTTTTAGAAGTTGGCTCAGATAGTTGTAATAGTTGTCAAATTATGAGTGGTATGCTTTATAAAATCACACAAAAACATCCTGAGTATAATATCCATTTTATAAATGTCAAAAAAGAGCGACAAGCTGCTTTTGACTTGAAAGTTAGAATGATACCGACTCAAATTATTTTTGATAAAAATGGTAAAGAGGTTTATAGAAATATTGGGGTGTTGAGTGCTTCAGAGCTTACTGGCTTATTTGATAAATTTAGTTTTTAA
- the pstC gene encoding phosphate ABC transporter permease subunit PstC produces MSTFKSRNKQRELQEKLIKLALISAAIISILTTFGILFSIVFEAIEFFKLRSFWYFITGTIWSPGVEGSQFGALAIFTGTFVITIIALSVAVPIGLGSAIYMSEYASSSLRDYLKPVLEILAGIPTVVYGFFAAITVAPLVVQIAGFLGLEATFNSALASGVVMGIMIIPVISSLSDDVIRAVPASQRRAASALGMTQAEVIKNIVLPSAMPGIISASLLGLSKALGETMIVVMAAGLRPNLSINPLEDMTTVTVTIVNSLVGDFEFNSPETLSAFALGLMLFIVTLILNMISLSLIRAFKEKYKVNTL; encoded by the coding sequence TTGAGCACTTTTAAATCAAGAAACAAACAAAGAGAGTTACAGGAAAAACTAATTAAGTTAGCTTTAATTAGTGCTGCGATTATCTCCATCTTAACTACTTTTGGGATTCTTTTTTCGATTGTTTTTGAAGCTATAGAGTTTTTTAAGCTCAGAAGCTTTTGGTACTTTATTACAGGAACCATTTGGAGCCCTGGAGTTGAGGGAAGTCAATTTGGTGCTTTAGCAATTTTTACAGGTACCTTTGTTATCACAATTATCGCACTTAGTGTTGCTGTTCCTATTGGTCTTGGAAGTGCTATATATATGAGTGAATATGCCAGCTCTTCGCTAAGAGACTATCTAAAACCAGTTCTTGAGATACTAGCAGGAATTCCAACAGTTGTATATGGGTTTTTTGCAGCGATTACAGTTGCACCTTTAGTGGTACAAATAGCTGGGTTTTTAGGATTAGAAGCTACTTTTAACTCGGCTCTTGCATCTGGTGTTGTGATGGGGATTATGATTATCCCTGTTATTTCATCTTTGAGTGATGATGTGATTCGTGCAGTTCCTGCTTCTCAGAGAAGGGCTGCCTCTGCTCTTGGGATGACACAAGCAGAAGTGATAAAAAACATAGTTTTGCCATCAGCCATGCCTGGAATCATATCAGCTTCGCTTTTAGGTCTCTCAAAAGCTTTGGGAGAGACGATGATAGTTGTGATGGCAGCGGGACTTCGTCCAAACCTTTCAATCAATCCTCTAGAAGACATGACAACAGTTACTGTAACCATTGTAAATTCACTAGTGGGAGATTTTGAGTTTAACTCTCCTGAGACTCTCTCAGCGTTCGCACTAGGACTAATGCTTTTTATTGTTACTTTGATTCTAAATATGATTTCACTCTCTCTTATAAGAGCGTTTAAAGAAAAATATAAAGTGAACACATTATGA
- a CDS encoding substrate-binding domain-containing protein gives MTFRKISMGLIAGALLTTALSAREQVKIVGSSTVYPFSSLVAEEFGVISKYPTPVVESTGTGGGMKLFCAGVDLNTPDISNASRRMKAKEFKMCKKNGVTDITEALIGFDGIAIAQSSQVESFNITKEQLALAVAAEVPSADKKSLIPNPYKKYSEIDASLPEREIIVYGPPKSSGTRDSFEELVLQSIFKKMPVYTDLYKKDEKANKKYKKYSVIRTDGVYVESGENDNLIVQKLTKNRAAIGIFGYSFLEENRDKVVGLSVDNTLPTAKTISLGTYPIARSMYFYIKNDHSKDVPALKEYTKLFMSKKMIADDGILTELGLIPLAQDIRDEARNKVLSSQKLTLEELKK, from the coding sequence ATGACTTTTAGAAAAATATCAATGGGCTTAATTGCAGGTGCATTATTAACAACAGCTTTATCAGCAAGAGAGCAGGTCAAAATCGTAGGCTCTTCTACTGTTTATCCTTTTTCATCTTTGGTTGCTGAAGAGTTTGGTGTCATATCAAAATATCCTACCCCAGTTGTAGAATCAACAGGAACTGGCGGTGGTATGAAGCTCTTTTGTGCCGGAGTTGATTTAAACACTCCAGATATCTCAAACGCATCAAGAAGAATGAAAGCAAAAGAGTTCAAGATGTGTAAAAAAAATGGTGTAACTGACATTACAGAAGCACTCATTGGCTTTGATGGCATCGCCATTGCACAATCATCACAAGTAGAGAGTTTTAATATAACAAAAGAGCAACTAGCCCTAGCAGTTGCTGCGGAAGTCCCATCAGCAGATAAAAAATCTCTAATTCCAAATCCATATAAAAAATACTCTGAGATTGATGCATCTCTGCCAGAGAGAGAAATCATTGTCTACGGACCACCAAAATCCTCAGGAACAAGAGACTCTTTTGAAGAGTTGGTACTACAATCAATCTTTAAAAAAATGCCTGTCTATACAGACCTTTATAAAAAAGATGAAAAAGCAAATAAGAAGTATAAAAAATATTCAGTGATAAGAACTGATGGCGTCTATGTTGAGTCAGGTGAAAACGACAATCTAATTGTGCAAAAACTTACAAAAAATAGAGCTGCTATTGGTATCTTTGGATATTCGTTTTTAGAAGAAAACAGAGATAAAGTTGTAGGACTTAGTGTCGATAACACACTTCCAACAGCAAAGACTATCTCTTTGGGGACATATCCAATTGCAAGATCCATGTACTTTTACATCAAAAACGACCATTCAAAAGATGTACCTGCTTTAAAAGAGTATACAAAACTCTTTATGTCTAAAAAAATGATAGCAGATGATGGGATTTTAACTGAACTCGGACTCATCCCTTTGGCACAAGATATAAGAGATGAAGCTAGAAACAAAGTTTTGAGTAGCCAAAAGCTAACTCTAGAAGAGTTAAAAAAATAA
- a CDS encoding efflux RND transporter permease subunit, whose translation MINFIRYFIQNKRLNYMLLVFLIIMGINAYINIPKEIFPNVELDQISVRGSYSGASASVMDKMAVRDIEEELSNINGIDKTETVITPGAFVIILTLNENTNKVNLLSRVKDSITSIRQYLPSDMNEPVARLLERSRSLINLSLSSDSVTKGELTEIAKEIKIKISRMKHISEILIRGDSKEEISISINSEALLAYDLRHASVLEAISNLSYTFPIGDIEQRGNFVYISTVHGKADINEWQESILNIDSKYIKLGDIAKVAIEYPQTETLASFNNKQTLNLVISKEEEGNSIALSKELREYAKTLQKQYPEITFNFFRDSSKVVKERLNTVISNLMLGLCLVFISMWVLINIRVAIVVAMGIPFSFIIGLLFIYHMGYSINIVSLLGALIVIGIVVDDAIVVGENIQRHIDEGMDNYEASILGVKEMLLPVTLATISTVMAFLPIFMLHGEIALFFVLIPIVVIMILLGSLIESFFFLPLHAQEILRKSNNFLDWTPFQNLYARVLSYFIEYKKTFLTLFLIIIPLATYLTASSMRFQFFPNFDGNNLYISGKMDINTPLEDTYKIAKEIQETLLLHSDEFALKAISSTTGYRRSLSGDTQRNNSVFYITMELYDREDTDWINKYVNPVLNFSFDFNNPDKRRQKQTFELSPRAKELVMPFKEKYNMVELGVMEDKAGLIRSDIQINLSGSNDAKLEAAIRKLEREISTLEGIKNYSNNIKYGKMEYKIKINSYGESLGQSEASIARVLSTYFLEKKQATTFNERGVMEIKTKDANKDDIQRLLDFSVAIGDGRFVKLTDIASIVEVRDYEKIDKLNGNIVKTLFASVDKRIITPTEILDKLQDTIDEISDSGIEVELLGEKEKKNEMGADMKSAVGLAMFLIFLTLLLIFSKIKYVLMVMSVIPLSILGALVGHKLLGINITMPTIIGLLGLAGVVINDGIIMLDFLHGTRKAEEFFKRAKQRLRPIVITSVTTFLGLFSLIFYASGQAVILQPIAVSIGFGLMWGTFLNLMYLPTLYALVNKIEPISKIKDTKHPITKIQKAQ comes from the coding sequence ATGATAAATTTTATACGATACTTTATACAAAACAAGCGACTAAACTATATGTTGCTTGTTTTTTTGATAATTATGGGAATCAATGCTTATATAAATATCCCAAAAGAGATTTTTCCAAATGTAGAACTTGACCAGATAAGTGTTCGTGGTTCCTATAGTGGTGCTAGTGCCAGTGTTATGGATAAGATGGCAGTCCGGGATATTGAAGAAGAACTTAGCAATATAAATGGGATTGATAAAACAGAAACTGTTATAACCCCTGGTGCTTTTGTAATCATTCTAACACTCAATGAAAATACGAATAAAGTAAACTTGTTATCCCGCGTAAAAGACTCCATAACTTCAATAAGGCAGTATTTGCCATCAGATATGAATGAGCCAGTAGCTAGACTATTAGAGAGGTCTAGATCTCTTATAAACCTCTCCCTATCCTCAGACAGCGTTACAAAAGGCGAGCTAACCGAGATAGCTAAAGAGATAAAGATAAAAATTTCTCGGATGAAGCATATTAGTGAGATACTTATTCGAGGAGACTCAAAAGAAGAGATATCTATAAGTATAAACTCTGAAGCTCTTTTGGCTTATGATTTAAGGCACGCTAGTGTTTTAGAGGCTATCTCAAACCTATCTTACACCTTTCCCATTGGAGATATAGAACAAAGAGGGAACTTTGTTTATATCTCAACCGTGCACGGAAAAGCAGATATAAATGAATGGCAAGAGAGCATTTTAAATATCGACTCAAAGTATATAAAACTTGGCGATATCGCAAAGGTAGCTATTGAGTATCCACAAACTGAAACATTGGCATCTTTTAACAATAAGCAGACTCTAAATCTAGTTATCTCAAAAGAAGAGGAGGGCAACTCTATAGCTCTCTCAAAAGAGCTAAGAGAGTATGCTAAAACATTGCAAAAGCAATATCCTGAGATCACATTTAACTTCTTTAGGGACTCTTCTAAAGTTGTAAAAGAGAGATTAAACACTGTTATATCAAACTTGATGCTAGGGCTTTGTTTGGTTTTTATCTCTATGTGGGTACTTATAAACATAAGAGTAGCTATTGTTGTGGCCATGGGTATTCCTTTCTCCTTTATCATCGGACTTCTTTTTATCTACCATATGGGTTACTCTATAAATATCGTCTCACTTTTAGGTGCTTTGATAGTTATCGGTATAGTGGTTGATGATGCTATTGTAGTTGGTGAAAATATTCAAAGACATATAGACGAGGGTATGGACAATTATGAAGCGTCTATCTTAGGCGTAAAAGAGATGTTACTACCTGTTACACTAGCAACTATATCTACAGTAATGGCATTTTTACCTATTTTTATGTTGCATGGAGAAATTGCTCTGTTTTTTGTGCTTATCCCTATAGTTGTTATAATGATTTTGTTAGGTTCACTTATAGAGAGTTTTTTCTTTTTGCCTCTTCACGCTCAAGAGATACTTAGAAAAAGTAATAATTTTTTAGACTGGACGCCTTTTCAAAACCTCTATGCTAGAGTCTTGTCTTACTTTATAGAGTATAAAAAAACCTTTTTAACTCTTTTTCTAATCATAATTCCCTTAGCTACATATCTTACTGCAAGCTCAATGAGATTTCAGTTTTTTCCAAACTTTGATGGGAACAATCTCTACATATCTGGAAAGATGGATATAAATACACCTCTTGAAGATACTTATAAAATTGCAAAAGAGATACAAGAGACTCTTCTTCTTCACTCTGATGAGTTTGCCCTCAAAGCAATCTCATCAACTACTGGATATAGAAGAAGTTTATCTGGAGATACTCAAAGAAATAACAGCGTCTTTTACATAACTATGGAACTTTACGATAGAGAGGATACTGACTGGATAAACAAGTATGTAAATCCTGTTTTAAACTTTAGTTTTGACTTTAACAACCCTGATAAAAGAAGGCAAAAACAAACTTTTGAACTCTCACCTCGTGCTAAAGAACTAGTAATGCCATTTAAAGAGAAGTACAATATGGTAGAACTTGGAGTTATGGAAGATAAAGCGGGGCTTATAAGAAGTGATATACAGATAAATCTCTCTGGAAGTAATGATGCAAAACTTGAAGCAGCGATAAGAAAGCTTGAGAGGGAGATATCGACACTTGAGGGCATCAAAAACTATAGCAACAATATCAAATACGGAAAGATGGAGTATAAAATCAAGATAAACTCTTATGGAGAGAGTTTAGGCCAAAGTGAAGCGTCAATTGCCAGAGTTTTAAGCACTTACTTTTTAGAAAAAAAACAGGCCACAACATTTAATGAACGCGGAGTTATGGAGATAAAAACTAAGGATGCAAATAAAGACGATATTCAAAGACTTCTTGACTTTAGTGTAGCCATAGGCGATGGTAGATTTGTAAAACTAACAGATATAGCGAGCATTGTTGAGGTTAGAGATTATGAAAAGATTGACAAACTAAATGGCAACATAGTAAAAACTCTTTTTGCTAGTGTAGATAAGCGAATAATCACTCCAACAGAGATATTGGATAAACTGCAAGATACCATAGATGAGATAAGTGACTCTGGCATAGAAGTTGAACTTTTAGGGGAAAAAGAGAAGAAAAACGAGATGGGAGCTGATATGAAATCAGCTGTGGGTTTAGCGATGTTTTTAATCTTTTTAACTCTTTTACTGATTTTCTCAAAAATAAAATATGTACTTATGGTTATGAGTGTTATTCCTCTGTCTATCTTGGGAGCACTAGTTGGGCATAAACTCTTAGGTATAAACATCACGATGCCAACTATTATAGGCTTGTTAGGACTCGCTGGAGTTGTTATAAATGATGGCATCATTATGCTAGATTTTTTACATGGAACTCGTAAAGCAGAGGAGTTTTTTAAGCGCGCTAAGCAAAGACTTCGCCCTATTGTTATAACTTCTGTAACAACATTTTTAGGTCTTTTTTCTTTGATATTTTACGCAAGTGGTCAAGCAGTTATTCTTCAACCTATCGCTGTCTCTATAGGTTTTGGACTTATGTGGGGAACTTTTTTAAATCTAATGTATCTGCCAACACTTTATGCTTTGGTCAACAAGATAGAACCTATCTCAAAAATAAAAGATACAAAACACCCCATAACAAAAATACAAAAAGCCCAATAG
- a CDS encoding phosphate-starvation-inducible PsiE family protein: MNKAIKKIKKYFSTNFEVLAATLIFLIIIAMGVEFYKAIILMLEFIVIMEIVKMVSDFIKKETLRLRFVIDIFIIFLIRDVIILSTDKNRDYFDIVFLLFVISIFFIFRILAIKFSPGVISLSKKKRSKHDANKVSKKVLSTNDDGREQS, from the coding sequence ATGAATAAAGCAATAAAGAAAATAAAAAAATACTTTAGCACAAATTTTGAAGTCTTAGCAGCAACTCTTATCTTTTTGATAATAATAGCAATGGGAGTTGAATTTTATAAGGCAATTATTCTTATGCTAGAGTTTATTGTTATTATGGAGATTGTAAAAATGGTCTCTGATTTTATAAAAAAAGAGACTCTGCGACTTCGATTTGTGATTGATATTTTTATTATATTTCTAATTAGAGATGTCATCATTTTAAGTACAGATAAAAATAGAGATTACTTTGATATAGTATTTTTACTATTTGTTATCTCTATATTTTTTATTTTTAGAATTCTTGCTATTAAGTTTTCACCAGGAGTTATAAGCTTATCTAAAAAAAAGCGTAGCAAACATGATGCTAACAAAGTGAGTAAAAAAGTTTTAAGTACAAATGATGATGGAAGAGAGCAGTCTTAG
- a CDS encoding cytochrome c biogenesis protein CcdA has translation MTVSTPCASAPLIAIITVAANSGYIYAYGLILTFALGHSMLLLVAGVSVGFTQSITSNQAIAKASNYINKGFALILIGIGAYFIWQAYLQF, from the coding sequence TTGACAGTAAGTACTCCATGTGCTTCAGCTCCTCTTATTGCTATCATAACAGTTGCTGCAAATAGTGGATATATCTATGCTTATGGACTTATCTTAACATTTGCACTTGGTCACTCTATGTTACTTTTAGTGGCTGGAGTCTCTGTGGGCTTTACTCAAAGTATCACCTCAAATCAAGCAATTGCCAAAGCTTCAAACTATATCAACAAAGGTTTTGCTCTTATACTAATAGGCATAGGTGCTTATTTTATATGGCAAGCTTATTTACAATTTTAG
- a CDS encoding phosphate signaling complex PhoU family protein: MMLKTYKEKLKNIEDEIFRVATDVVESLEVCLKALKEENINDLKNIEITEKKLQVKSNEIDNLIVNTLALYSPEAKDLRQLVAFLKITNELVRTGSNAKDFAKKFKKSYSDDLNTKMILEYAIPLLKSALLSLQTSISIIDEVDAKHIEEKYHRVIVEESKTDDLYLMIEKNILKLISQNLDLSKEYFDMLSALRRLEKIADRAVSIAKLLQFAQVGGDIVQS; this comes from the coding sequence ATGATGTTAAAAACGTATAAGGAAAAATTGAAAAATATAGAAGATGAAATCTTCAGAGTTGCAACTGATGTTGTTGAATCATTGGAGGTATGCTTAAAGGCATTAAAAGAAGAGAATATTAATGATTTGAAAAATATAGAAATAACTGAAAAAAAGTTGCAAGTCAAATCAAATGAAATTGATAATTTAATAGTAAACACTCTAGCTCTGTATTCACCAGAAGCAAAAGACTTGAGACAGCTTGTTGCTTTTTTAAAGATTACAAATGAATTAGTTAGAACTGGCTCAAACGCAAAAGATTTTGCAAAAAAATTTAAAAAATCTTATAGTGATGATTTAAATACAAAGATGATTTTAGAGTATGCCATTCCCTTACTCAAGTCTGCTCTATTGTCTCTGCAAACGTCTATTTCAATTATAGATGAAGTAGATGCAAAGCATATAGAAGAGAAATATCATAGAGTGATTGTTGAGGAGAGTAAAACTGATGATTTGTACTTAATGATTGAGAAAAATATTTTAAAGCTTATCTCACAAAATCTTGATTTATCAAAAGAGTATTTTGATATGTTAAGTGCACTAAGAAGACTTGAAAAGATAGCCGATAGAGCAGTATCAATAGCAAAATTACTGCAGTTTGCCCAAGTTGGAGGAGATATCGTACAATCATAG
- the pstA gene encoding phosphate ABC transporter permease PstA, translated as MRKKQKTKQHNPFYDSTLKARHTSAKRFKKFTLTSLIFSIAFLIFFLFDIVGKGIPAFSVAYIKIDVAYNEKSVEDSRLAVEKKYRKIVSRAWLREIPNQVRQNPQLMNTIQSIWVLADDQVDQYLKGHHHKLKDKNRVIVDELYAQNLIQRKFNTVFFTNGDSKIPEYAGFFSAMVGSVLTLIITMLVAFPIGVMTAIYLEEFADDNKLTRFIEININNLAAIPSILFGLLGLAIFINLFGMPRSSPLVGGLTLALMTLPIIIVSSRAALRAVPDSIRQAGYGLGLNKIQVTKDHVLPLAFPGVLTGSIIGLAQAMGETAPLIIIGMIAFIPDAPTMVTEAATVMPAQLFTWAGMPEGMYIEKTAAGIMVLLSILISLNIVAIYLRKKLEVKL; from the coding sequence ATGAGAAAAAAACAGAAGACCAAACAGCACAATCCATTTTATGATTCAACATTAAAAGCACGACATACAAGTGCAAAAAGATTTAAAAAGTTTACTCTAACTTCTTTGATTTTTTCTATTGCATTTTTAATATTTTTCCTTTTTGATATTGTAGGAAAAGGTATCCCAGCTTTTAGTGTGGCTTATATAAAAATCGATGTCGCTTACAATGAAAAGTCAGTTGAGGACAGTAGGCTTGCAGTTGAGAAAAAATATAGAAAAATAGTATCAAGAGCATGGCTTAGAGAGATTCCAAATCAAGTACGGCAAAATCCACAGCTAATGAACACTATACAGAGTATTTGGGTTTTAGCTGATGACCAAGTTGATCAGTACTTAAAAGGACATCACCATAAATTAAAAGATAAAAACAGAGTGATTGTTGATGAGCTATATGCACAAAACTTGATTCAAAGAAAGTTCAACACTGTTTTTTTTACAAATGGCGACTCCAAAATTCCTGAGTATGCAGGGTTTTTCTCGGCAATGGTAGGTTCAGTTTTGACTTTAATAATTACGATGCTTGTTGCCTTTCCTATTGGAGTTATGACAGCCATCTACCTTGAAGAGTTTGCAGATGATAATAAACTCACTAGATTTATAGAGATAAACATCAATAATCTCGCAGCAATTCCTTCCATACTTTTTGGTCTTTTAGGTCTTGCTATATTTATAAATCTATTTGGGATGCCAAGAAGCTCGCCACTTGTTGGAGGATTGACTCTCGCACTTATGACTCTACCTATTATAATCGTTAGCTCAAGAGCAGCTCTAAGAGCCGTTCCTGATAGCATCAGGCAAGCTGGATATGGCTTAGGACTTAACAAGATTCAAGTTACAAAAGACCATGTTTTACCACTTGCATTTCCTGGAGTTTTAACGGGTTCTATTATCGGTTTAGCACAAGCTATGGGAGAGACTGCTCCTCTTATTATTATAGGCATGATAGCTTTTATCCCAGATGCTCCAACTATGGTGACCGAGGCGGCAACTGTTATGCCCGCACAACTCTTTACTTGGGCAGGAATGCCAGAGGGAATGTATATAGAAAAAACTGCTGCGGGAATTATGGTTTTGCTAAGTATACTAATCTCACTAAATATAGTTGCAATTTATTTGCGAAAAAAATTAGAAGTTAAACTATAA